The following are encoded together in the Vigna unguiculata cultivar IT97K-499-35 chromosome 2, ASM411807v1, whole genome shotgun sequence genome:
- the LOC114171688 gene encoding superoxide dismutase [Fe] 3, chloroplastic isoform X4 — protein sequence MASCYFNPISTSPHLVSANLSRKFKIPKLLHRKKRFDGSPRSSKITSFYGLKTPPYELDALEPHMSKKTIDKHWGEYHRSLIEGLNKQLEKDDILYGYTMDELVKVTYNSGNPFPEFNNAAEVWNHDFFWESMQPGGGDMPKLGLLQQIEKDFGSFTNFREKFVEAALTLFGSGWVWLVLKREEKRLEIVKTSNAICPIVWNDIPLINLDLWEHAYYLDYRNDRAKYVDVFLNHLVSWEAAAARLTFAEAFVNLGEPKIPIA from the exons ATGGCTTCCTGTTATTTCAATCCTATCTCTACTAGCCCTCATCTCGTTTCAGCAAACTTATCTAGAAAGTTCAAGATTCCAAAGCTTCTTCACAGA AAAAAGAGGTTTGATGGCTCACCCAGATCCTCAAAAATCACTTCATTTTACGGCTTGAAGACCCCTCCTTATGAACTT GATGCCTTAGAGCCGCATATGAGTAAGAAGACAATTGACAAGCATTGGGGTGAATATCATCGGAGTCTTATAGAAGGGTTGAACAAACAGTTAGAGAAGGATGATATACTATATGGTTACACCATGGATGAACTAGTCAAAGTGACATACAACAGTGGAAATCCTTTCCCTGAATTCAACAATGCAGCTGAG GTTTGGAACCATGATTTCTTTTGGGAATCCATGCAACCAGGAGGGGGTGATATGCCCAAACTAGGTCTCCTTCAACAGATCGAAAAGGATTTTGGATCATTTACGAATTTTCGAGAGAAATTTGTAGAAGCTGCCCTCACATTATTTGGTTCTGGTTGGGTTTGGCTAGTTT tgaaaagagaagagaaaagactGGAGATAGTCAAAACTTCAAATGCCATTTGTCCAATTGTGTGGAATGACATA CCACTTATCAATTTGGATTTGTGGGAG CATGCATACTACTTGGATTACAGG AATGATAGAGCAAAGTATGTGGATGTATTTTTGAACCACCTTGTATCTTGGGAAGCTGCAGCAGCCCGATTGACTTTTGCAGAGGCTTTTGTAAACTTGGGAGAACCAAAAATTCCTATTGCATGA
- the LOC114173408 gene encoding rac-like GTP-binding protein RHO1 has product MSASRFIKCVTVGDGAVGKTCLLISYTSNTFPTDYVPTVFDNFSANVVVNGSIVNLGLWDTAGQEDYNRLRPLSYRGADVFILAFSLISKASYENVSKKWIPELKHYAPGVPIILVGTKLDLRDDKQFCQDHPGAVPITAAQGEELRKLINAPAYIECSSKTQENVKSVFDAAIRVVLQPPKQKKKKGKGQKACSIL; this is encoded by the exons ATGAGCGCTTCTAGGTTCATCAAGTGCGTCACTGTTGGGGACGGTGCCGTGGGCAAAACCTGTTTGCTTATTTCCTACACCAGCAACACTTTCCCCACC GATTATGTGCCGACTGTTTTCGACAATTTCAGTGCAAATGTGGTTGTCAATGGTAGCATTGTGAATCTGGGTTTGTGGGATACTGCCG GACAAGAGGACTACAACAGATTAAGACCTTTGAGTTACCGTGGGGCCGATGTTTTCATTCTGGCCTTCTCTCTCATAAGCAAGGCCAGTTATGAAAATGTCTCTAAAAAG TGGATTCCAGAGTTGAAGCATTATGCACCTGGTGTCCCCATAATTCTGGTTGGCACAAAACTTG ATCTTCGGGATGATAAGCAGTTCTGCCAAGACCATCCTGGTGCCGTGCCTATTACCGCAGCTCAG GGGGAAGAGCTTAGGAAGCTGATCAATGCACCAGCTTACATTGAATGCAGTTCAAAAACACAGGAG AACGTGAAGTCAGTGTTTGATGCAGCCATAAGAGTTGTCCTTCAACCACCTAagcagaagaaaaagaagggtaAAGGACAAAAGGCTTGTTCGATATTGTGA
- the LOC114173504 gene encoding vacuolar protein sorting-associated protein 35A-like isoform X1 — MMLDGTEDEEKFLAAGIAGLQQNSFYMHRALDSNNLRDALKYSAQMLSELRTSKLSPHKYYELYMRAFDQLRKLEMFFEEETRRGCSIIDLYELVQHAGNILPRLYLLCTVGSVYIKSKEAPAKDVLKDLVEMCRGIQHPVRGLFLRSYLSQVSRDKLPDIGSEYEGDADTVADAVEFVLQNFTEMNKLWVRMQHQGPAREKEKREKERSELRDLVGKNLHVLSQIEGVDLDMYKDAVLPRVLEQVVNCKDELAQFYLMDCIIQVFPDEYHLQTLDVLLGAYPQLQASVDIKTVLSQLMERLSNYAASSAEVLPEFLQVEAFSKLSNAIGKVIEAQPDMPTVGVVTLYSSLLTFTLHVHPDRLDYADQVLGACVKKLSGKGKIEDNKATKQIVALLSAPLEKYNDVMTALKLSNYPRVMEYLDIPTTKVMATVIIQSIMKNGTHISTSEKVDALFGLIKGLIKDSDGVPKDELDEDDFKEEQNSVARLIQMLYNEDPEEMFKIIDTVRKHILTGGPSRLPFTVPPLVFSSLKLVRQLQGQEENPFGDDASVTPKKIFQLLNQTIETLSGVLAPELALQLYLQCAEAANDCDLEPVAYEFFTQAYILYEEEISDSRAQVTAIHLIIGTLQRMHVFGVENRDTLTHKATGYSAKLLKKPDQCRAVYACSHLFWVDDHDNMKDGERVLLCLKRALRIANAAQQMSNAARGNTGSVMLFIEILNKYLYFFEKGNLQVTVAAIQGLIELIMNEMQSDTTTSDPAADAFLASTMRYIEFQKQKGGTVGEKYEALKVSHAG, encoded by the exons ATGATGTTAGACGGAACCGAAGATGAAGAGAAGTTTCTCGCCGCCGGAATCGCCGGTCTTCAGCAGAACTCCTTCTACATGCACCGTGCATTG GATTCCAATAATCTCCGGGACGCTTTGAAGTATTCGGCTCAGATGCTCTCCGAGCTCAGGACTTCCAAGCTTTCTCCTCACAAGTACTACGAACTAT ATATGCGCGCCTTTGATCAGTTACGGAAACTTGAAATGTTCTTCGAGGAAGAGACTCGTCGCGGTTGCTCCATTATTGATCTTTATGAACTCGTCCAGCACGCCGGAAACATTTTGCCTCGATT GTATCTCCTCTGTACAGTAGGATCAGTATACATCAAGTCCAAGGAAGCTCCTGCAAAGGATGTTCTTAAGGATCTTGTGGAGATGTGTCGTGGTATTCAACACCCTGTTCGTGGACTCTTTCTAAGGAGTTACCTTTCTCAAGTTAGTAGGGATAAATTGCCAGATATTGGTTCAGAGTACGAAGG GGATGCGGATACTGTAGCAGATGCTGTAGAATTTGTACTTCAAAATTTCACTGAAATGAACAAACTTTGGGTGCGGATGCAACATCAG GGGCCTGCCCGGGAGAAGGAGAAACGAGAAAAGGAAAGGAGCGAGTTGCGTGATCTT GTTGGGAAGAATCTTCATGTTCTCAGTCAGATTGAGGGTGTTGACCTTGATATGTACAAAGACGCCGTGCTTCCCAGAGTACTGGAGCAG GTTGTGAATTGCAAAGATGAGTTGGCTCAGTTCTACTTGATGGATTGCATAATTCAAGTCTTCCCCGATGAGTATCACTTGCAAACTCTTGATGTGTTGTTGGGTGCTTACCCTCAACTTCAG GCATCAGTTGATATCAAGACAGTGCTGTCTCAGTTAATGGAGAGGCTTTCAAATTATGCTGCTTCAAGTGCAGAGGTGTTGCCAGAGTTTTTGCAAGTGGAAGCATTTTCGAAATTAAGCAATGCCATTGGCAAG GTGATAGAGGCACAACCTGACATGCCCACTGTTGGAGTTGTAACTTTGTATTCATCACTTCTCACCTTCACGCTTCATGTTCACCCCGATCGCCTTGATTATGCTGATCAAGTCTTG GGAGCATGTGTGAAAAAACTATCTGGCAAAGGGAAAATTGAGGACAACAAGGCAACTAAGCAGATTGTTGCTCTATTAAGTGCTCCACTAGAGAAATATAACGATGTTATGACTGCATTAAAGCTTTCAAACTATCCTCGCGTAATGGAATACCTTGATATTCCAACTACTAAGGTCATGGCAACTGTTATTATTCAAAGCATTATGAAAAATGGAACACACATTTCTACATCAGAAAAG GTTGATGCATTGTTTGGACTGATAAAGGGTCTCATCAAGGATTCTGATGGGGTTCCTAAAGATGAG CTTGATGAAGACGATTTCAAAGAGGAGCAGAATTCTGTTGCCCGTCTGATCCAAATGCTTTATAATGAGGATCCAGAAGAAATGTTTAAG ATCATTGATACTGTGAGGAAGCACATACTGACTGGAGGACCATCACGTCTGCCTTTCACTGTTCCAcctcttgttttttcttctttaaag TTGGTCAGACAGTTGCAAGGTCAAGAAGAAAATCCTTTTGGAGATGATGCCTCAGTAACACCAAAGAAAATTTTTCAGCTTTTAAATCAG ACCATCGAGACCTTGTCAGGTGTCCTGGCACCAGAATTAGCATTGCAGTTGTACTTGCAATGTGCTGAG GCTGCAAATGACTGTGATTTGGAACCTGTTGCTTACGAATTTTTTACCCAAGCTTATATTCTATATGAAGAAGAAATTTCT GATTCCAGAGCACAGGTCACAGCTATCCATTTAATAATAGGAACTCTTCAAAGGATGCATGTCTTTGGTGTTGAAAACAGGGATACTTTAACTCACAAGGCCACAGGG TATTCTGCAAAGCTTTTAAAGAAGCCAGATCAATGCAGAGCTGTATATGCATGCTCACATCTGTTTTGGGTTGATGATCATGATAACATGAAAGATGGAGAGAG GGTCCTATTATGTCTTAAACGGGCTTTACGAATTGCAAATGCTGCCCAACAAATGTCAAATGCAGCTCGAGGTAACACGGGATCAGTAATGCTCTTCATTGAGATATTAAACAA GTATCTTTACTTCTTTGAGAAGGGAAACCTACAAGTCACCGTTGCTGCTATACAGGGCCTAATCGAGTTAATTATGAACGAAATGCAGAGTGATACCACGACTTCAGATCCAGCTGCCGATGCTTTCTTAGCCAGTACTATGCGATATATAGAGTTCCAGAAACAAAAAGGTGGTACAGTGGGCGAGAAGTATGAAGCCCTCAAGGTTTCACACGCAGGATGA
- the LOC114171688 gene encoding superoxide dismutase [Fe] 3, chloroplastic isoform X2 — protein sequence MLGNKVAMASCYFNPISTSPHLVSANLSRKFKIPKLLHRKKRFDGSPRSSKITSFYGLKTPPYELDALEPHMSKKTIDKHWGEYHRSLIEGLNKQLEKDDILYGYTMDELVKVTYNSGNPFPEFNNAAEVWNHDFFWESMQPGGGDMPKLGLLQQIEKDFGSFTNFREKFVEAALTLFGSGWVWLVLKREEKRLEIVKTSNAICPIVWNDIPLINLDLWEHAYYLDYRNDRAKYVDVFLNHLVSWEAAAARLTFAEAFVNLGEPKIPIA from the exons ATGCTAGGGAATAAAGTAGCGATGGCTTCCTGTTATTTCAATCCTATCTCTACTAGCCCTCATCTCGTTTCAGCAAACTTATCTAGAAAGTTCAAGATTCCAAAGCTTCTTCACAGA AAAAAGAGGTTTGATGGCTCACCCAGATCCTCAAAAATCACTTCATTTTACGGCTTGAAGACCCCTCCTTATGAACTT GATGCCTTAGAGCCGCATATGAGTAAGAAGACAATTGACAAGCATTGGGGTGAATATCATCGGAGTCTTATAGAAGGGTTGAACAAACAGTTAGAGAAGGATGATATACTATATGGTTACACCATGGATGAACTAGTCAAAGTGACATACAACAGTGGAAATCCTTTCCCTGAATTCAACAATGCAGCTGAG GTTTGGAACCATGATTTCTTTTGGGAATCCATGCAACCAGGAGGGGGTGATATGCCCAAACTAGGTCTCCTTCAACAGATCGAAAAGGATTTTGGATCATTTACGAATTTTCGAGAGAAATTTGTAGAAGCTGCCCTCACATTATTTGGTTCTGGTTGGGTTTGGCTAGTTT tgaaaagagaagagaaaagactGGAGATAGTCAAAACTTCAAATGCCATTTGTCCAATTGTGTGGAATGACATA CCACTTATCAATTTGGATTTGTGGGAG CATGCATACTACTTGGATTACAGG AATGATAGAGCAAAGTATGTGGATGTATTTTTGAACCACCTTGTATCTTGGGAAGCTGCAGCAGCCCGATTGACTTTTGCAGAGGCTTTTGTAAACTTGGGAGAACCAAAAATTCCTATTGCATGA
- the LOC114173504 gene encoding vacuolar protein sorting-associated protein 35A-like isoform X2, translating to MYKDAVLPRVLEQVVNCKDELAQFYLMDCIIQVFPDEYHLQTLDVLLGAYPQLQASVDIKTVLSQLMERLSNYAASSAEVLPEFLQVEAFSKLSNAIGKVIEAQPDMPTVGVVTLYSSLLTFTLHVHPDRLDYADQVLGACVKKLSGKGKIEDNKATKQIVALLSAPLEKYNDVMTALKLSNYPRVMEYLDIPTTKVMATVIIQSIMKNGTHISTSEKVDALFGLIKGLIKDSDGVPKDELDEDDFKEEQNSVARLIQMLYNEDPEEMFKIIDTVRKHILTGGPSRLPFTVPPLVFSSLKLVRQLQGQEENPFGDDASVTPKKIFQLLNQTIETLSGVLAPELALQLYLQCAEAANDCDLEPVAYEFFTQAYILYEEEISDSRAQVTAIHLIIGTLQRMHVFGVENRDTLTHKATGYSAKLLKKPDQCRAVYACSHLFWVDDHDNMKDGERVLLCLKRALRIANAAQQMSNAARGNTGSVMLFIEILNKYLYFFEKGNLQVTVAAIQGLIELIMNEMQSDTTTSDPAADAFLASTMRYIEFQKQKGGTVGEKYEALKVSHAG from the exons ATGTACAAAGACGCCGTGCTTCCCAGAGTACTGGAGCAG GTTGTGAATTGCAAAGATGAGTTGGCTCAGTTCTACTTGATGGATTGCATAATTCAAGTCTTCCCCGATGAGTATCACTTGCAAACTCTTGATGTGTTGTTGGGTGCTTACCCTCAACTTCAG GCATCAGTTGATATCAAGACAGTGCTGTCTCAGTTAATGGAGAGGCTTTCAAATTATGCTGCTTCAAGTGCAGAGGTGTTGCCAGAGTTTTTGCAAGTGGAAGCATTTTCGAAATTAAGCAATGCCATTGGCAAG GTGATAGAGGCACAACCTGACATGCCCACTGTTGGAGTTGTAACTTTGTATTCATCACTTCTCACCTTCACGCTTCATGTTCACCCCGATCGCCTTGATTATGCTGATCAAGTCTTG GGAGCATGTGTGAAAAAACTATCTGGCAAAGGGAAAATTGAGGACAACAAGGCAACTAAGCAGATTGTTGCTCTATTAAGTGCTCCACTAGAGAAATATAACGATGTTATGACTGCATTAAAGCTTTCAAACTATCCTCGCGTAATGGAATACCTTGATATTCCAACTACTAAGGTCATGGCAACTGTTATTATTCAAAGCATTATGAAAAATGGAACACACATTTCTACATCAGAAAAG GTTGATGCATTGTTTGGACTGATAAAGGGTCTCATCAAGGATTCTGATGGGGTTCCTAAAGATGAG CTTGATGAAGACGATTTCAAAGAGGAGCAGAATTCTGTTGCCCGTCTGATCCAAATGCTTTATAATGAGGATCCAGAAGAAATGTTTAAG ATCATTGATACTGTGAGGAAGCACATACTGACTGGAGGACCATCACGTCTGCCTTTCACTGTTCCAcctcttgttttttcttctttaaag TTGGTCAGACAGTTGCAAGGTCAAGAAGAAAATCCTTTTGGAGATGATGCCTCAGTAACACCAAAGAAAATTTTTCAGCTTTTAAATCAG ACCATCGAGACCTTGTCAGGTGTCCTGGCACCAGAATTAGCATTGCAGTTGTACTTGCAATGTGCTGAG GCTGCAAATGACTGTGATTTGGAACCTGTTGCTTACGAATTTTTTACCCAAGCTTATATTCTATATGAAGAAGAAATTTCT GATTCCAGAGCACAGGTCACAGCTATCCATTTAATAATAGGAACTCTTCAAAGGATGCATGTCTTTGGTGTTGAAAACAGGGATACTTTAACTCACAAGGCCACAGGG TATTCTGCAAAGCTTTTAAAGAAGCCAGATCAATGCAGAGCTGTATATGCATGCTCACATCTGTTTTGGGTTGATGATCATGATAACATGAAAGATGGAGAGAG GGTCCTATTATGTCTTAAACGGGCTTTACGAATTGCAAATGCTGCCCAACAAATGTCAAATGCAGCTCGAGGTAACACGGGATCAGTAATGCTCTTCATTGAGATATTAAACAA GTATCTTTACTTCTTTGAGAAGGGAAACCTACAAGTCACCGTTGCTGCTATACAGGGCCTAATCGAGTTAATTATGAACGAAATGCAGAGTGATACCACGACTTCAGATCCAGCTGCCGATGCTTTCTTAGCCAGTACTATGCGATATATAGAGTTCCAGAAACAAAAAGGTGGTACAGTGGGCGAGAAGTATGAAGCCCTCAAGGTTTCACACGCAGGATGA
- the LOC114171688 gene encoding superoxide dismutase [Fe] 3, chloroplastic isoform X3, whose amino-acid sequence MASCYFNPISTSPHLVSANLSRKFKIPKLLHRQKKRFDGSPRSSKITSFYGLKTPPYELDALEPHMSKKTIDKHWGEYHRSLIEGLNKQLEKDDILYGYTMDELVKVTYNSGNPFPEFNNAAEVWNHDFFWESMQPGGGDMPKLGLLQQIEKDFGSFTNFREKFVEAALTLFGSGWVWLVLKREEKRLEIVKTSNAICPIVWNDIPLINLDLWEHAYYLDYRNDRAKYVDVFLNHLVSWEAAAARLTFAEAFVNLGEPKIPIA is encoded by the exons ATGGCTTCCTGTTATTTCAATCCTATCTCTACTAGCCCTCATCTCGTTTCAGCAAACTTATCTAGAAAGTTCAAGATTCCAAAGCTTCTTCACAGA CAGAAAAAGAGGTTTGATGGCTCACCCAGATCCTCAAAAATCACTTCATTTTACGGCTTGAAGACCCCTCCTTATGAACTT GATGCCTTAGAGCCGCATATGAGTAAGAAGACAATTGACAAGCATTGGGGTGAATATCATCGGAGTCTTATAGAAGGGTTGAACAAACAGTTAGAGAAGGATGATATACTATATGGTTACACCATGGATGAACTAGTCAAAGTGACATACAACAGTGGAAATCCTTTCCCTGAATTCAACAATGCAGCTGAG GTTTGGAACCATGATTTCTTTTGGGAATCCATGCAACCAGGAGGGGGTGATATGCCCAAACTAGGTCTCCTTCAACAGATCGAAAAGGATTTTGGATCATTTACGAATTTTCGAGAGAAATTTGTAGAAGCTGCCCTCACATTATTTGGTTCTGGTTGGGTTTGGCTAGTTT tgaaaagagaagagaaaagactGGAGATAGTCAAAACTTCAAATGCCATTTGTCCAATTGTGTGGAATGACATA CCACTTATCAATTTGGATTTGTGGGAG CATGCATACTACTTGGATTACAGG AATGATAGAGCAAAGTATGTGGATGTATTTTTGAACCACCTTGTATCTTGGGAAGCTGCAGCAGCCCGATTGACTTTTGCAGAGGCTTTTGTAAACTTGGGAGAACCAAAAATTCCTATTGCATGA
- the LOC114167184 gene encoding GDSL esterase/lipase EXL3-like, whose amino-acid sequence MKFLFQNLLSHLSLVILWSFAIVTQQTSLVLSLPNNETVPAVIVFGDSIVDTGNNNFLNTIFKCNFQPYGKDFGGGNQPTGRFSNGIIPSDIIAAKFGVKKILPPYLDPKLQPQDLLTGVSFASGGSGYDPLTSKSASVLSLTDQLNKFREYRSKIEKIVGENRTATIVSKGIYILCTGSNDIANTYSFSPIRRPHFDIPAYTDLMTSQATNFLQELYGLGARRIGVIGLPALGCVPSQRTIKGGLLRNCSDSENQATMLFNTKLSSQIDALNQKFSEARLVYLDIYNPLLKMILNPAKYGFEVANKGCCGTGNFEAGILCNSLTPHICSNTKNYIFWDSFHPTQEAYNVLCSLVLDNKINDFF is encoded by the exons ATGAAGTTTCTCTTCCAAAACCTTCTTTCTCATCTTTCTTTAGTCATTCTTTGGTCTTTTGCCATTGTTACTCAACAAACCAGCCTTGTGTTGAGTCTTCCAAACAATGAAACTGTGCCAGCAGTTATTGTGTTTGGAGATTCTATAGTAGACACAGGTAACAACAACTTCCTCAACACCATTTTCAAATGCAATTTCCAACCATATGGTAAAGATTTTGGTGGAGGGAATCAACCAACAGGAAGGTTCAGTAATGGTATAATCCCATCAGATATCATTG CTGCAAAATTTGGAGTAAAAAAGATTTTGCCACCTTATCTTGATCCAAAACTGCAACCTCAAGATCTCCTCACTGGTGTAAGCTTTGCATCTGGTGGTTCTGGATATGATCCTCTAACTTCTAAATCAGCA TCTGTGCTATCACTGACAGATCAATTGAACAAGTTTAGGGAATACAGGAGCAAGATAGAGAAAATAGTTGGAGAAAATAGAACAGCAACAATAGTATCAAAAGGCATATACATATTGTGCACAGGAAGTAATGACATTGCCAATACTTACTCCTTCTCTCCAATTAGGCGACCACATTTTGACATTCCTGCATACACAGACTTAATGACTTCACAAGCAACAAACTTCTTGCAG GAACTTTATGGACTTGGAGCTAGAAGGATTGGAGTGATTGGTTTACCAGCTCTAGGGTGCGTGCCCTCGCAGAGAACAATCAAAGGAGGCTTACTCAGAAATTGTTCAGATTCTGAGAACCAAGCAACAATGCTCTTCAACACAAAACTCTCATCGCAAATAGATGCATTGAATCAAAAGTTTTCAGAAGCTAGACTTGTCTATCTTGATATTTACAACCCTTTACTCAAAATGATTCTAAATCCTGCTAAATATG GTTTCGAAGTAGCAAACAAAGGATGCTGTGGCACAGGAAATTTTGAAGCAGGCATACTTTGCAACAGTTTAACCCCACACATATGTTCAAATACCAAAAACTACATTTTTTGGGATAGTTTCCATCCTACCCAAGAGGCATATAATGTGCTCTGTTCTCTGGTGTTGGATAACAAAATCAATGACTTCTTCTAA
- the LOC114171688 gene encoding superoxide dismutase [Fe] 3, chloroplastic isoform X1 yields MLGNKVAMASCYFNPISTSPHLVSANLSRKFKIPKLLHRQKKRFDGSPRSSKITSFYGLKTPPYELDALEPHMSKKTIDKHWGEYHRSLIEGLNKQLEKDDILYGYTMDELVKVTYNSGNPFPEFNNAAEVWNHDFFWESMQPGGGDMPKLGLLQQIEKDFGSFTNFREKFVEAALTLFGSGWVWLVLKREEKRLEIVKTSNAICPIVWNDIPLINLDLWEHAYYLDYRNDRAKYVDVFLNHLVSWEAAAARLTFAEAFVNLGEPKIPIA; encoded by the exons ATGCTAGGGAATAAAGTAGCGATGGCTTCCTGTTATTTCAATCCTATCTCTACTAGCCCTCATCTCGTTTCAGCAAACTTATCTAGAAAGTTCAAGATTCCAAAGCTTCTTCACAGA CAGAAAAAGAGGTTTGATGGCTCACCCAGATCCTCAAAAATCACTTCATTTTACGGCTTGAAGACCCCTCCTTATGAACTT GATGCCTTAGAGCCGCATATGAGTAAGAAGACAATTGACAAGCATTGGGGTGAATATCATCGGAGTCTTATAGAAGGGTTGAACAAACAGTTAGAGAAGGATGATATACTATATGGTTACACCATGGATGAACTAGTCAAAGTGACATACAACAGTGGAAATCCTTTCCCTGAATTCAACAATGCAGCTGAG GTTTGGAACCATGATTTCTTTTGGGAATCCATGCAACCAGGAGGGGGTGATATGCCCAAACTAGGTCTCCTTCAACAGATCGAAAAGGATTTTGGATCATTTACGAATTTTCGAGAGAAATTTGTAGAAGCTGCCCTCACATTATTTGGTTCTGGTTGGGTTTGGCTAGTTT tgaaaagagaagagaaaagactGGAGATAGTCAAAACTTCAAATGCCATTTGTCCAATTGTGTGGAATGACATA CCACTTATCAATTTGGATTTGTGGGAG CATGCATACTACTTGGATTACAGG AATGATAGAGCAAAGTATGTGGATGTATTTTTGAACCACCTTGTATCTTGGGAAGCTGCAGCAGCCCGATTGACTTTTGCAGAGGCTTTTGTAAACTTGGGAGAACCAAAAATTCCTATTGCATGA